A window of the Henckelia pumila isolate YLH828 chromosome 3, ASM3356847v2, whole genome shotgun sequence genome harbors these coding sequences:
- the LOC140892735 gene encoding probable LRR receptor-like serine/threonine-protein kinase At2g23950 has translation MFLASWFLDTMSRIPSKCLVFLCFLACCFITALSFEARNPEVEALIGLKESLNDPHGVLSNWDEDSVDPCSWSMITCNSDNLVTALGAPSQGLSGSLSWLIANLTNLKQVLLQNNNISGHIPEELGHLFSLETLDLSSNKFSGHIPESLGSLNHLQYLRFNNNCLSGALPLVFASLPQLTFLDLSYNNLSGPVPTFHTKTFNILGNPLICGSHSSEKCSGSILASPLSFTMDPSSGRSSSRKLSIALGMSLSFVLILVVALGFLAWKRNMKRTQSILNFADVQEEDITSLGNLRCFTFKELQHATDNYSSKNILGTGGFGNVYRGKLADGTLVAVKRLKDLTGTTGESQFRTELEMISLAVHRNLLRIIGYCATPNERLLVYPYMSNGSVAARLRGKPALDWNTRKRIAIGAARGLLYLHEQCDPKIIHRDVKAANVLLDDFFEAVVGDFGLAKLLDHAESHVTTAVRGTVGHIAPEYLSTGQSSEKTDVFGFGILLLELITGMRALEFGKSANQKGAVLEWVKQIQREKKVELLVDRELGINFDRIEVGEMLQVALLCTQNLPAHRPKMSEVVRMLEGDGLAEKWAATHNYVNTATNFSRENRKSRSMSATGNEDVDHDQSSIFGMTITMDDDYDGHCMELSGPR, from the exons ATGTTTCTTGCTTCATGGTTTCTTGATACCATGTCTCGTATTCCCAGCAAATGCCTTGTTTTTCTCTGTTTTCTCGCGTGTTGCTTCATTACCGCACTTTCATTTGAAGCTCGCAATCCCGAAG TTGAAGCTTTGATTGGTCTAAAGGAAAGTTTGAATGATCCTCATGGAGTTCTGAGCAACTGGGATGAGGACTCTGTTGACCCTTGTAGCTGGTCTATGATCACTTGTAATTCTGATAATCTTGTCACTGCTTT GGGAGCTCCTAGCCAAGGTTTATCAGGTTCTTTGTCATGGCTGATAGCAAACCTCACAAACCTCAAACAAGT ACTGttgcaaaacaacaatatttCTGGGCATATTCCAGAAGAATTGGGCCATCTTTTTAGTCTTGAAACATTGGATCTCTCTAGTAACAAGTTTTCTGGTCATATTCCAGAATCTTTGGGTTCGTTGAATCATCTCCAGTATCT GAGGTTCAATAACAATTGCTTGAGTGGGGCTCTTCCTCTGGTTTTTGCCAGTCTACCCCAACTTACTTTCTT GGATTTGTCCTACAACAATCTTAGTGGACCTGTGCCTACTTTTCATACCAAAACATTTAA CATATTGGGTAACCCTTTAATTTGTGGGAGTCACTCCAGTGAAAAATGTTCTGGATCAATCTTGGCTAGTCCTCTTTCATTTACCATGGATCCATCATCTG GCCGGTCGAGTTCCAGGAAACTATCAATTGCACTTGGAATGAGCCTTAGCTTTGTATTAATCTTAGTCGTTGCGTTAGGATTTCTCGCGTGGAAAAGAAACATGAAGAGGACTCAATCCATTTTAAACTTTGCAG ACGTTCAAGAAGAGGATATTACAAGTCTTGGAAATCTTAGATGCTTCACATTTAAGGAACTCCAGCACGCTACGGACAATTACAGTTCGAAGAACATTCTTGGCACCGGAGGATTTGGCAACGTTTATAGGGGAAAGTTGGCAGATGGGACGCTGGTGGCGGTGAAACGACTAAAAGATTTGACAGGAACCACTGGAGAATCACAATTTAGGACCGAATTAGAGATGATCAGCCTAGCTGTTCACCGGAATTTGCTTCGCATTATTGGATACTGTGCCACGCCGAATGAAAGACTTCTTGTGTATCCTTATATGTCTAATGGCAGTGTGGCGGCAAGGCTAAGAG GGAAGCCGGCTCTCGATTGGAACACCAGAAAGAGAATCGCAATTGGTGCTGCAAGGGGCCTTCTCTATCTGCATGAGCAATGTGATCCAAAGATAATCCATAGGGACGTTAAGGCTGCCAATGTGCTGTTAGACGACTTCTTTGAGGCTGTTGTTGGTGACTTTGGCCTTGCAAAACTACTTGATCATGCTGAATCTCATGTAACCACAGCTGTTCGTGGTACTGTCGGTCATATTGCACCGGAATACCTCTCAACTGGTCAGTCCTCCGAGAAAACTGATGTCTTTGGATTCGGAATTCTCCTGTTAGAACTCATTACTGGAATGAGAGCACTTGAGTTTGGAAAATCGGCGAACCAAAAAGGAGCTGTACTCGAATGG GTTAAGCAGATACAGCGAGAGAAGAAAGTCGAGTTATTGGTGGACCGAGAATTGGGAATCAACTTCGACAGGATTGAGGTAGGGGAGATGTTGCAAGTGGCTCTACTCTGTACTCAAAACCTGCCAGCCCATCGTCCCAAAATGTCCGAGGTTGTCCGGATGCTCGAAGGTGATGGCCTAGCCGAAAAGTGGGCAGCCACACATAATTACGTCAATACTGCTACAAACTTTTCCCGCGAGAACAGGAAGTCACGATCAATGTCTGCCACCGGAAACGAGGACGTTGATCACGATCAGTCGAGCATTTTTGGTATGACAATTACCATGGATGATGACTATGATGGTCATTGCATGGAGCTTTCAGGTCCAAGGTGA
- the LOC140893097 gene encoding uncharacterized protein, whose protein sequence is MNHSSHRLMHTGFISLRTSITWLVLATLLIYSLYSTKLVLNRNGSPACSLSSPVVYDKKSVEKIVEINHPSPPQNCSSKQDSSDVVSPPSYERDEIQLKDVVFCIAASANLWEQRKEYIKLWWRPGETRGVVWLDEKVRIRRNERLPDIRISGDTSNYQYTNTQGKRSALRISRVVSETLRLGMKDVKWFVMGDDDTVFMVENVLRVISKYDHNQYYYIGSSSESHIQNIFFSYAMAYGGGGFAISYPLAKELEKMQDRCIQRYPGLYGSDDRIQACMAELGVPLTKEAGFHQYDVYGNLLGLLGAHPVTPLVSLHHLDVVDPIFPGVSQVEGIKRLFESVKQDSASIIQQSICYNKRRNWSISVSWGYVVQIIRGIISPRELETPARTFLNWYKRADYTAYAFNTRPVARQPCQKPFLFYLSSVKYDENRKQIIGVYSRYKESQPYCRWRNDSPEKLESVVILKRPDSGRWKRSPRRDCCRVLPSRKNSVLYLWVGNCRQGEIIEL, encoded by the exons ATGAACCATTCTTCGCATCGCCTCATGCACACTGGCTTCATCAGCCTTCGCACATCTATAACCTGGTTAGTCTTGGCCACGCTTCTAATCTATTCCCTTTACTCCACAAAGCTCGTTTTGAATAGAAACGGAAGTCCCGCTTGTTCTTTATCGTCTCCCGTTGTGTATGACAAGAAAAGCGTGGAAAAGATTGTGGAAATTAACCATCCCTCACCTCCGCAAAATTGCTCTTCTAAACAAGATTCAAGTGATGTTGTTTCGCCCCCGTCGTACGAAAGAGACGAAATCCAGCTGAAAGATGTGGTTTTCTGTATCGCTGCTTCTGCGAATCTCTGGGAGCAGAGGAAAGAGTACATAAAGTTGTGGTGGAGGCCAGGGGAGACTAGAGGGGTCGTCTGGTTGGATGAGAAGGTGAGGATTAGACGAAATGAAAGGTTGCCGGATATTCGAATTTCAGGCGATACTTCCAATTACCAGTACACGAATACGCAGGGAAAGCGGTCGGCTTTGAGGATCTCGAGGGTGGTTTCGGAGACTTTGAGGTTGGGGATGAAAGATGTGAAGTGGTTTGTCATGGGAGATGATGACACAGTTTTCATGGTAGAAAATGTACTGAGAGTGATTTCAAAATATGATCATAATCAGTATTACTACATTGGTAGTTCATCAGAAAGCCATATTCAGAATATATTTTTCTCTTATGCTATGGCTTATGGTGGAGGGGGATTCGCCATTAGCTATCCTTTGGCTAAAGAGCTCGAAAAAATGCAAGATCGGTGTATTCAACGGTACCCGGGGTTGTATGGGAGTGATGATAGGATTCAAGCTTGTATGGCGGAATTGGGGGTGCCTCTAACCAAAGAAGCTGGTTTTCATCAA TATGATGTGTATGGGAACCTATTAGGCCTTCTTGGAGCACACCCTGTAACTCCACTGGTATCACTTCACCATCTTGATGTGGTGGATCCTATATTCCCCGGCGTGAGTCAAGTTGAGGGCATCAAACGTCTATTCGAATCGGTAAAGCAGGATTCGGCCAGCATAATCCAACAATCCATCTGTTATAACAAGAGAAGGAACTGGTCCATCTCTGTTTCGTGGGGCTATGTGGTTCAAATCATCAGGGGCATCATCTCTCCTAGAGAGCTAGAAACGCCCGCGAGGACATTTCTGAACTGGTATAAACGAGCCGACTATACTGCATATGCATTCAACACTAGGCCTGTGGCTAGGCAGCCTTGCCAAAAGCCTTTCTTGTTCTACTTGAGCTCCGTCAAATATGATGAGAACAGGAAACAAATCATCGGGGTTTACTCACGGTATAAGGAGTCGCAGCCTTATTGCCGATGGAGAAATGATTCGCCTGAAAAACTCGAGTCTGTTGTCATCTTGAAAAGGCCAGACAGCGGCAGATGGAAGAGG TCACCTAGGAGGGATTGTTGTAGAGTTTTGCCTTCAAGAAAGAACTCGGTTTTGTACCTATGGGTGGGTAACTGCAGACAAGGCGAGATTATCGAATTATAG
- the LOC140893528 gene encoding probable serine/threonine-protein kinase PBL7: protein MGCFLCSGESSMDRRMERKNKNNINNDRYRKTDHSQQPQDARKSSPRDKIVKEDSKVVNHSDIEHTVEVSDASNSSCDGETKEVKARKFTFSDLVAATQNFRDEYFLGEGGFGKVYKGHLDTDEIVAIKQLDRNGCQGIREFVVEVLTLGTADHPNLVKLVGYCAEGDQRLLVYEYMSHGSLEDHLHDLRPNVKQLDWNTRMKIAAGAAKGLEYLHDKMKPPIIYRDLKCSNILLGDGYHPKLSDFGLAKVGPSGDQTHVSTRVMGTYGYCAPDYAMTGQLTFKSDIYSFGVCLLEIITGRRAIDNRRCASEQNLVSWAKPLFKDRKKFHQMADPALEGQYPVRGLYQALAIAAMCVQEQPNMRPLIADIVIALNYLASQIYDPNIHPVQTPGKSPASRRVKKEEERKHQAN from the exons ATGGGGTGTTTCCTTTGCTCCGGAGAATCATCGATGGACCGGAGAATGGAAAGAAAGAACAAGAACAACATTAACAATGATCGGTATCGAAAGACTGATCATTCGCAGCAGCCGCAAG ATGCCCGCAAATCTAGTCCACGTGATAAAATTGTGAAAGAGGATTCAAAGGTTGTAAATCATTCTGACATAGAACACACGGTGGAGGTGTCTGATGCCAGTAATAGTTCTTGTGATGGAGAGACGAAAGAAGTCAAAGCAAGGAAATTTACATTTTCTGATCTAGTAGCCGCTACACAGAATTTTAGAGATGAATATTTCCTTGGCGAGGGGGGGTTTGGAAAAGTTTATAAAGGTCATTTGGACACTGATGAG ATTGTGGCAATCAAGCAACTTGATCGAAACGGATGCCAAGGGATTCGGGAATTCGTTGTAGAAGTTCTAACATTAGGTACGGCCGACCACCCTAATCTCGTCAAGTTAGTTGGTTACTGCGCTGAAGGAGATCAGAGGCTATTAGTCTATGAGTACATGTCGCACGGTTCCTTGGAGGACCATTTACATG ACCTTCGCCCTAATGTAAAACAGCTAGATTGGAACACTAGAATGAAGATAGCAGCTGGCGCGGCAAAAGGCTTAGAATATTTGCATGACAAGATGAAACCACCCATCATATATCGTGATTTGAAGTGTTCCAACATTTTGCTCGGGGATGGATATCATCCAAAACTATCGGATTTTGGATTGGCCAAGGTCGGCCCTTCTGGAGATCAGACACATGTTTCGACCAGAGTGATGGGCACGTATGGATACTGTGCACCTGATTATGCAATGACTGGCCAACTTACATTCAAGTCCGATATTTATAGTTTTGGCGTTTGTCTTCTAGAGATCATTACGGGCAGAAGGGCCATTGACAACAGAAGATGTGCTTCAGAGCAAAATCTGGTCTCATGG GCCAAACCATTATTCAAGGACCGCAAAAAATTTCATCAAATGGCTGATCCAGCACTCGAAGGTCAATATCCGGTGAGAGGCTTATACCAGGCTCTTGCAATCGCGGCAATGTGCGTCCAAGAACAGCCTAATATGCGTCCTCTCATAGCCGATATTGTTATAGCATTGAACTACCTCGCTTCCCAGATATACGATCCCAACATCCATCCGGTCCAAACTCCCGGAAAGAGCCCTGCTTCGCGCAGAGTCAAGAAAGAAGAGGAACGTAAACACCAGGCTAACTAA